In the Gossypium arboreum isolate Shixiya-1 chromosome 10, ASM2569848v2, whole genome shotgun sequence genome, one interval contains:
- the LOC108489627 gene encoding squamosa promoter-binding-like protein 7, protein MDQDPSPATQTPRGDHRSENRKMDFPVTGPELTSSVWDWNDLLELTSDDHLPISFDDYGFSPPPLDALAGDPNTAPAPDRVRKRDPRMTCSNFIAGRVPCACPEIDAQVEKLEEEEAGAPGKKRARTGRVGSGTCRCQVPGCEVDISELKGYHRRHRICLRCANSSTVLIDGETKRYCQQCGKFHLLSDFDEGKRSCRRKLERHNIRRRRKLVGSKTAVNKESQGAIQSDGIACDGEAGKDGLSGLIAEEEPAFESEEALVSAHCSAPLLQDIRNDSVVTLIDTETDGGKDDSKFSNSASYCDCKTAYSSMCPTGRISFKLYDWNPAEFPRRLRHQIFEWLANMPVELEGYIRPGCTILTVFISMPNNMWVKLTENPMAYMHDFVFRPGRMLYGRGFMTIYLNNMIFRSRKDGTSMVKIDAEVQVPRLHFVYPACFEAGKPMEFVACGSNWLQPKFRFLVSFAGRYLPCYYRVASSLVQSKDDSPSCDHQLYKIYIPQTEPDLFGPAFIEVENQSGLSNFIPVLIGDKEVCSEMKSIQQRFDASVFQERSIFSSTGSLFEACETLTSQHRAYSEFLLDIAWLLREPTLENFKETMASSQILRFNRLLSFLIQNESTFILKKILQNLKIVVEMIRFDGTNDSDVRLLQKYMNHARDILSNELQKGEIPVFRSEYIEQERNQVSQSSFDNNELSIVPNISQVLEERTSKLQTIMAAPTPSETVPLLNKEIIMNVNLSKDYSRKSCGFATMRLRSRPAVIIIAATIICLGMCAVIFHPNRVGEFAVTIRRCLFDRV, encoded by the exons ATGGACCAAGATCCATCTCCTGCTACGCAAACGCCTCGTGGCGATCATCGGTCTGAGAATCGTAAAATGGACTTTCCGGTGACCGGACCTGAACTGACTTCCTCCGTTTGGGACTGGAATGATCTCCTCGAATTAACTTCTGACGATCACTTACCCATTTCCTTTGACGACTATGGTTTCTCTCCTCCTCCTTTAGACGCTCTGGCTGGCGATCCCAATACAGCTCCGGCGCCCGATCGTGTACGGAAGCGGGACCCGAGGATGACTTGTTCGAATTTCATAGCTGGTCGGGTCCCCTGTGCGTGCCCCGAGATCGATGCCCAAGTCGAGAAGCTTGAAGAGGAAGAGGCGGGGGCGCCGGGGAAAAAGAGGGCCCGAACCGGTCGAGTCGGGTCGGGGACGTGTCGATGCCAAGTTCCGGGTTGCGAAGTGGATATTAGCGAGCTTAAAGGTTATCACAGGAGGCATAGAATTTGTCTACGATGCGCCAACTCCAGCACCGTTTTGATCGATGGAGAAACCAAGAGATATTGCCAACAGTGTGGCAA GTTCCACCTGCTGTCTGATTTTGATGAAGGTAAGAGGAGTTGTCGAAGGAAACTAGAGCGTCACAACATTAGACGGCGAAGGAAGCTTGTTGGTTCTAAGACTGCTGTCAATAAAGAATCTCAAGGTGCTATACAAAGCGATGGCATTGCTTGTGATGGTGAAGCAGGAAAAg ATGGTTTGAGTGGCCTGATAGCTGAAGAAGAACCAGCCTTTGAGTCTGAAGAAGCTCTTGTTTCTGCTCATTGTTCGGCTCCCCTGTTGCAGGATATTCGTAATGATAGTGTTGTAACTCTTATTGACACTGAAACAGATGGAGGGAAAGATGATTCCAAGTTTTCCAATTCTGCTTCTTACTGTGACTGTAAGACGGCATACTCATCCATG TGCCCTACAGGCAGGATCTCTTTCAAGCTTTATGATTGGAATCCGGCAGAATTCCCACGAAGACTTCGGCACCAA ATTTTTGAATGGCTGGCCAACATGCCTGTTGAGTTGGAAGGCTACATCCGTCCCGGTTGCACTATCTTGACTGTGTTTATTTCAATGCCAAACAATATGTGGGTGAAG TTAACGGAAAATCCAATGGCCTACATGCATGATTTTGTCTTTAGACCCGGAAGGATGCTATATGGGAGAGGTTTCATGACTATTTATCTTAACAACATGATTTTCCGTTCTAGGAAAG ACGGAACTTCAATGGTGAAAATTGATGCGGAGGTGCAGGTCCCAAGACTTCATTTTGTTTATCCTGCATGTTTTGAGGCTGGCAAGCCAATGGAGTTTGTTGCTTGTGGAAGTAATTGGCTGCAGCCTAAATTTCG ATTTCTAGTATCTTTTGCCGGAAGGTATCTGCCCTGTTATTATCGTGTTGCATCCTCACTTGTTCAGAGTAAAGATGATTCTCCTAGTTGTGATCATCAATTATACAAGATATACATCCCACAAACTGAACCGGATCTCTTTGGTCCTGCATTCATCGAG GTTGAGAATCAGTCTGGATTGTCAAATTTTATTCCTGTCCTAATCGGAGACAAGGAAGTTTGTTCTGAGATGAAATCAATACAGCAGAGGTTTGATGCCTCCGTTTTTCAAGAAAGATCGATTTTTTCTTCCACTGGGTCGTTGTTTGAGGCATGTGAAACGTTAACTTCTCAACACAGAGCTTACTCTGAATTTCTCTTAGATATAGCATGGTTATTGAGGGAGCCTACattggaaaattttaaagaaaCTATGGCCTCTTCTCAGATTCTAAGATTCAATCGTTTATTGAGCTTTCtcatacaaaatgaatcaacatTCATCTTGAAGAAAATATTACAAAATCTGAAGATTGTGGTGGAGATGATCAGGTTTGATGGAACTAATGATTCAGATGTAAGGTTATTACAGAAATATATGAATCATGCTAGAGATATCCTAAGTAACGAACTTCAGAAAGGTGAAATTCCCGTCTTTCGTTCAGAGTACATTGAGCAAGAAAGAAACCAGGTTTCTCAAAGCAGTTTCGATAACAATGAGCTATCAATTGTTCCAAATATTTCTCAG GTTTTGGAGGAGAGAACTAGTAAACTACAGACAATAATGGCAGCACCTACTCCCAGTGAAACTGTTCCACTTTTAAACAAAGAAATTATCATGAATGTGAACCTCAGCAAGGATTACTCGAGAAAATCGTGTGGATTTGCTACCATGAGATTGAGGTCCCGTCCGGCTGTAATCATAATTGCTGCTACTATCATTTGCTTAGGCATGTGTGCAGTCATTTTCCACCCCAACAGAGTTGGTGAGTTTGCAGTAACAATACGCAGGTGTTTGTTCGACAGGGTATAA